The genomic region TCGTGAATGAACGTCTTCTAGCGAATCTTGAAAAACTTCACtctaaaaaatttacactgtcAAATTTGGCTCACTTATTACTGCAAAATGCCTTTTACCTGTAAATAGGGGATGGGTCTCATAGGTCTGTATTGTCGGAAGAATTGGGTCTCATATTGAACGGGATCGTAGTAAATCGGGTGATGATAGTTGGCGATGCGCTCCGCAGAGAAATAGGGGGACCACCAAAGCTTTTCCCTTTGCTGTTGGAACTGTTGGTTAGTGATGACCACCGCagcaaatagaaaaatcaaGGCTAATTTCATCTGTAAGGGGAAATGGATAGAATGCGTTTTACACTAAAGGGGGCAAGGAGTGGCAAGTCAATATTTACCTTAGCAGATTGAAGAACGGACGAGGAGCTAGTCTTTACTTCAACTGAAGTCGAATGATTCCGATCCCAAACAAGAGTTCGCTTTTTATACAGATCCGTGACTGTAAATTTCCGTGTCTATTTCTTTCGCATCACGTTTAATTTTCAGAGATCATGTCTGTTATTTACGGTAATAAAAAGACCCTTTGTAAGGGCGTAAAAAAATAGATAGGGGGGGGATCTTCCGTCTGGAAGAGGCGGCGTTTTCCAGCAAAGTTAGCCGGGCAGAAATAATAGCGTTCGTGCATCAGGGACATCTGGCAACGGCCAACTCTTGAAAACAACACCTTAAATGTCATCAAATCCCTGTATAATTTTGTGTTTAACACTGTTTATAGCCGTAGGAGTCGTAAAATCTTAAAGATGGCCCGTAGGCGGAAATGTTTCATAGACAAAATAACCGGTTGAAACGATAGTAATTGATCGAAATGATTCACTAATTGTATTTCGTTGTAGAAGATGTCATAGTTCCGAAACAGATAGTATAACAGGGATTGCTAAAGCTTAGGCATTAAATAACGCGCATATTACTAGAAAAATTCGGCGAAAGAAAACGTGACATTGTTGCTAGTCTAGCAAACAACGTAGCCAGATGGCAAGCATTCTACCTCTCCATCACCTGCCAAGGCGACGGTTTTCGTCACCGTTGTTGACAGAATCGAAAAGGTAGTAACGGTTGTAGAAGTCACGGAATATTTCAGGAATCGTCTTTCTCTCAAATTTTGCGCGGCAGATATCGATCCTGAAAGCTCTCCGACGTTGTCATTAAACGAATCCACTTGGTAGGGTGGCAGGTGGCCAGTTTCTCCGTCCAGTGATGGTACTGCAGTTGGTGTCACTCTAGAAATCGTAATCAGCACGCTAGAATCAAAGACGGCAATTAAAAGAAATCTAATTTCTTACTGCTGTGTCTGCGAGGGAATAATGGCGAATTGCAAGTCTTCAGAGTGAGGCGCGTTGTCGATGATCTCTCGTTTGCGACGGCAGGCTTTGGACTTGGCAGCGTCATCCAAAAATTTAGCTGCCGCAATGCAGGATTGAATGCTAGTCAAACTCAATGACGACGTTACAGTGAATGTTGCCGTTTTAGTCAACAGGCTGGCAACGTTTGTGTAGTAGTTGATGAAAAATCTGGGATTTGGGATAGCGACCCTATTGGGTAAAGCCGGACGGTAGCGAACTTCTGGTACCCTATTCCTCGACTCGGTGATTGGATATTCATCGTCCACAATGTCTTCGGTAAAATCATTTGAATAGTCAACGTCCATGTAGCTGGGATTCAACTGTGCGCTCTGAATTAGTAAATGGTAATGTCACTAAAACCATTTTTAGATGAATTAGCTTCTACTCACGTTAGTTACGTAGGGCCTGGATGGTTTGACTTGGCGAAATGACGGTGTATTTTCAGGGAAGTTGTTGTAATAAATGTGTTGGTAACTGGCCACCGCTGGCTGTGGTGAATAATAGGAAGGCAACCACCATGGCCTTCCCATACGTTGCTGTTGGAATTGTTGCTGAGTGATAGCCACCAGGGCTGTTAGGAAAATCAAAGCGAATTTCATCTGTGAAATAGAATTTCTTTGTAGTGGTCAAATCATACTAAGCGACGAAGTTAATTTCGAGTACactaaatttcaaattgtaTTTACCTTTTGAAGAAGTGCTGGGCAAGTTCTCTTTGCTGCTACTAaagttgtttgatttcaaagcGTCTTATATACCCCGCAACTCCGAGTACTTTGTTCCTAAAAATAACAATTCTTCTAGCGTGAGAGGTCATTTGCGTTCTGTTTCTTTATTCTTCTACTTTAATCGTgcaattcttttgatttttccgCTCTTCCCGGTTTAGATAGATCTTTAACggcaatatattttttttgtttaaaaaaggacCCAAAAAATCCAAGATTGCCAAGCAGAATACCTTTACGAGCAATTTGGATACTTACTTTTGGAATTTTACGGTCTCCTTTTATTTGTTCGCTGCTTGTCTACATGTGTAACTTAATAAGTTGCACGGAAAAAGCTTTATGACGTTTTTTATTAGCTCCATTTTCGTTGAATGAGGTGGAAATAACACGTGTCATTGTATAACAAAAAGGATAGTAGAAtgtctttgtttttaagaAGATGAAGTGTTTCGCCTTGAGTTCATTGTCTTTTGTTCTGCCGTCCGTGTCAATAACTTGAAAATGTTTCTCATTTTCATTGTTATGTTTTGAGCCACATGTTTCTCAGTGTCTAAAGCAGCCGTCTTTTATTATCGAGTTATGGAAGGCGTTACCACGATTATGTGTTTTTGGATTACTTTGCTGAAAGTTCGCCAGGTTTTAAAGACGTCAGAGACGACGTATAAGGAACAGGATGTGAACTTCCGCTGTGATTATTCTGTGGCCTTGATCTCCGAACCATCTTATTTTGAGAGAGAAGAATCAAAAATTAATATTGtattccttttattattattgatattACAGGCGGCCACTCTGGAAAGAAGTTCTAAGATCCTACGAgataaatttgcctttctCCGACGTATAAGGTTTTGGGGGTTAGAAAGTACAATGCAAATGATTCGTGATAAACAATCAAGATCAGCTCATGGAAAGCTGTCGTACTTACAGTCTCAGAGCAACACCTAGAAGGCATTCAAATACAGgtataaaaaatcaaattgattTTAGTTGAGTTGACTCTTCACGGCGGAGAAAGCATAGTTTCTCATTTTCTATACTTGACAAGAGAAACTACGATGATGCCCCGATTGATAGAACATCGTGATTCTTGGCAAAACGAGTTATTGTGGGAAATCAATGCCGGAAACAAACGTTCACGGGCAAATGGAATGGATTCAACAGCCTGCTGTGCGTTTTGAGCTCTCCTGCCTGCAGCCCATCGTTCTATTTATTACGAACTATGTACAGAACGAAATAACCACTTAGCTTCCGTAATGGGATGGTGATATTTATTATGGCAAATGTGATTTTGAAAGAACAACAAGAGCTTCCAGTTCTTTGCATTTCAAATATGAATAATTCCCAGAAAATTGCGTGGTAGCATTTAGAACGTGATAACCATATCTACTTCACCTAAATTCAGGTTGTTTGCTGTCGTCTGTGCCACCAGCGAATGTATGATTGAGCCGTGATTGTTCAGTGAACCAAACAGGATTTCAGCAACTTCAAGTATCGGATTCTCCTGTTTCAACAAAACGCAAACGTGCGCGTAACGACGacataaaaattcaaatgggGAAATTTGCATGCGTTGGATGTAAAAACGAGTCAATCGGGTAATGGAATTATCAAAATAACTCTCTCTTCGTCGGGCTATATAAACCGCCAAGAGGCTATCCCACAGTCATCAGTTCGCCGAGTCATCATCACAAGTCAACAACATGAATAAGCTGGTAATTGAAGCTGTGATTTTCTAGTTtttctgaatatttttttaaaccttctaaatcaattttttaataataatttttaaaaagtttttcattgccGCCTTCCTGACTGTTGCTATCGCCGCTCCTCAAGGCAAAAAGGAAACCGAAGATCCACCAATCGTCGTCAATAGCCAGTCTGATGTCCGGAATCTTGATGGAAGCAGTCAATGGAGGTATACTGCGATGTTGCATTTATGCTTCTTTGTTTATTCGATTTTACCTTTCTAATGTATGCCGTGGCAGCTACACACAATCTGACGGCACTACCCGAGAGGAGACGCAGGTTCAAAAGAAGATAAAGACGATCTCAACCGATTCGTATGGCAAGCAAACGGTTAATGAAGAGATTGGCAATACCAATAAAGGAGCGTCCTACTGGGTCTCCCCCGAA from Daphnia carinata strain CSIRO-1 chromosome 6, CSIRO_AGI_Dcar_HiC_V3, whole genome shotgun sequence harbors:
- the LOC130690345 gene encoding larval cuticle protein 65Ag1-like, producing MNKLFFIAAFLTVAIAAPQGKKETEDPPIVVNSQSDVRNLDGSSQWSYTQSDGTTREETQVQKKIKTISTDSYGKQTVNEEIGNTNKGASYWVSPEGQKITLTWVADEGGFQPKGDHLPVAPVHVFTLPVAPALPYQRTGLGY
- the LOC130690329 gene encoding uncharacterized protein LOC130690329 isoform X1, producing MKFALIFLTALVAITQQQFQQQRMGRPWWLPSYYSPQPAVASYQHIYYNNFPENTPSFRQVKPSRPYVIIQSAQLNPSYMDVDYSNDFTEDIVDDEYPITESRNRVPEVRYRPALPNRVAIPNPRFFINYYTNVASLLTKTATFTVTSSLSLTSIQSCIAAAKFLDDAAKSKACRRKREIIDNAPHSEDLQFAIIPSQTQQVTPTAVPSLDGETGHLPPYQVDSFNDNVGELSGSISAAQNLRERRFLKYSVTSTTVTTFSILSTTVTKTVALAGDGEVECLPSGYVVC
- the LOC130690329 gene encoding uncharacterized protein LOC130690329 isoform X2; translated protein: MKFALIFLTALVAITQQQFQQQRMGRPWWLPSYYSPQPAVASYQHIYYNNFPENTPSFRQVKPSRPYVTNSAQLNPSYMDVDYSNDFTEDIVDDEYPITESRNRVPEVRYRPALPNRVAIPNPRFFINYYTNVASLLTKTATFTVTSSLSLTSIQSCIAAAKFLDDAAKSKACRRKREIIDNAPHSEDLQFAIIPSQTQQVTPTAVPSLDGETGHLPPYQVDSFNDNVGELSGSISAAQNLRERRFLKYSVTSTTVTTFSILSTTVTKTVALAGDGEVECLPSGYVVC